A stretch of Ranitomeya variabilis isolate aRanVar5 chromosome 3, aRanVar5.hap1, whole genome shotgun sequence DNA encodes these proteins:
- the LOC143817983 gene encoding uncharacterized protein LOC143817983: MAPGNKAKTFTASSLSRRTEIQNSSSEAKKKKKRLKKSAHGKKVNEPEPLRCYSPLVYDPEESLRELMQKYAKQPMSYKISDLQECENNVTLYGISRMGVSNHISRFEIPMDIRQLEDMTVHEYLRSYCRVCKRRQIYYKKFFDKFDKDKDGLLSIMEMERALNDVYFNEIDPGLMDELTALTSEGKMFDPKLFFSVCALSERMFYSRLVTEDMSEINAEKQWVENADFATLSWKFEGCNINKSLKRLFSVLYPDLGI; the protein is encoded by the exons ATGGCCCCTGGAAACAAAGCTAAGACCTTCACTGCAAGTTCTCTGTCTAGAAG GACAGAAATACAAAACTCAAGTTCCGAagccaaaaagaaaaagaaaaggttaAAGAAAAGTGCTCATGGGAAAAAAGTCAACGAACCTGAACCATTGCGTTGCTACAGTCCTCTAGTCTACGATCCAGAG GAGAGTCTACGAGAACTAATGCAGAAATATGCGAAACAACCAATGTCTTATAAGATAAGTGATCTCCAGGAATGTGAGAATAac GTGACCCTCTATGGAATAAGCAGGATGGGTGTTTCCAATCACATTAGTCGATTCGAAATACCAATGGATATCAGACAGCTCGAGG ATATGACTGTCCATGAATATCTGAGAAGTTACTGCAGGGTCTGTAAGCGGAGGCAGATATACTATAAGAAATTCTTTGATAAATTTGATAAAGATAAAGATGGTCTTCTGTCCATTATG GAAATGGAAAGAGCTTTGAACGATGTTTACTTCAATGAAATTGATCCTGGACTTATGGATGAGCTCACGGCTTTGACAAGTGAAGGAAAAATGTTTGATCCCAAGCTCTTCTTCTCAGTGTGTGCACTGTCGGAACGTATGTTTTACTCAAGACTCGT CACAGAAGATATGAGTGAAATAAACGCTGAAAAACAGTGGGTGGAAAATGCAGATTTCGCTACACTCAGTTGGAAATTTGAAGGATGTAACATTAACAAATCGTTAAAAAGACTGTTTAGTGTCCTGTATCCAGATTTGGGAATCTAA